A region from the bacterium genome encodes:
- a CDS encoding trypsin-like serine protease, with product MSSTKSVCWNFEAPIGPPGSDSNTCTGDSGGPLFVDFGGGAVLAGATSGGLAADCQANDQSFDMNVFNYASWIQNNTGTIGQTSCGVLPQVGDSEVAVSSFSGDLSAGNPQETHSIVLHPGSEELRITINAIDDGTADFDLYVKAGSPPTTSIFDCGITNSRQFDACLFDKPTGGNWHILVSRAAGAGRYQLTASSFDITSIPAFPYTE from the coding sequence GTGTCGAGCACAAAATCCGTCTGCTGGAACTTCGAAGCTCCCATCGGGCCGCCCGGGAGCGACTCCAATACATGCACCGGCGACTCTGGCGGGCCGCTGTTCGTAGACTTCGGCGGCGGTGCGGTCCTGGCCGGAGCGACCTCGGGGGGCCTCGCGGCGGACTGCCAGGCGAACGACCAGTCCTTCGACATGAACGTCTTCAATTACGCATCCTGGATCCAGAACAACACTGGAACGATCGGACAGACGAGTTGCGGGGTTCTGCCTCAGGTCGGTGATTCGGAGGTCGCCGTCAGCTCGTTCTCTGGAGATCTCAGTGCGGGAAACCCGCAAGAGACCCACTCCATCGTCTTGCATCCGGGTAGCGAAGAATTGCGCATAACCATCAATGCAATCGACGACGGTACGGCTGACTTCGATCTCTACGTGAAGGCCGGATCGCCTCCTACAACGAGTATTTTCGATTGCGGGATCACCAACTCGCGTCAGTTCGACGCCTGCCTCTTCGACAAACCCACGGGCGGCAACTGGCACATCCTGGTTTCGCGCGCGGCCGGTGCGGGTCGCTATCAGCTGACCGCCAGTTCGTTTGATATCACCAGCATTCCGGCGTTCCCATACACGGAATAG
- a CDS encoding trypsin-like serine protease, with protein MRVRTHKAILCAAFAGALLVSAGTARPRSPQPQIVNGTETQTFETTAALLEGSDPFSAQTVCSATLIGCDEVLTAAHCVCDGLGSTCQGASAPDPSNYTVFLQHAGLFAVDSVTVHPDLYFPDDDVAVLKLSTAVTGIRPTPINTIQTPPLGASGTIAGFGRTGGGIGRRNQESRQRDDCFVYAGRVEHKIRLLELRSSHRAARERLQYMHRRLWRAAVRRLRRRCGPGRSDLGGPRGGLPGERPVLRHERLQLRILDPEQHWNDRTDELRGSASGR; from the coding sequence ATGCGAGTCCGAACACATAAGGCGATCCTCTGCGCGGCCTTCGCCGGTGCGCTGCTGGTTTCGGCGGGAACCGCCCGCCCGCGCTCGCCCCAACCACAGATCGTCAACGGCACGGAGACGCAGACCTTCGAGACGACCGCAGCGCTGCTCGAAGGCAGCGATCCGTTCAGTGCGCAGACGGTCTGCAGCGCGACTTTGATCGGTTGTGACGAGGTCCTGACGGCAGCGCACTGCGTATGCGACGGCCTGGGCTCGACCTGTCAGGGCGCGAGTGCGCCCGATCCTTCGAACTACACGGTGTTCCTGCAGCACGCCGGTCTGTTCGCGGTCGATAGCGTCACAGTGCATCCAGATCTGTATTTCCCGGACGACGACGTAGCGGTCCTCAAGCTCTCCACAGCGGTTACAGGCATCCGCCCGACACCCATCAACACCATTCAGACGCCCCCGTTGGGCGCCAGTGGCACGATCGCGGGTTTTGGCCGCACGGGGGGAGGTATTGGACGAAGGAATCAAGAGAGCCGGCAGCGTGACGACTGCTTCGTGTACGCCGGGCGTGTCGAGCACAAAATCCGTCTGCTGGAACTTCGAAGCTCCCATCGGGCCGCCCGGGAGCGACTCCAATACATGCACCGGCGACTCTGGCGGGCCGCTGTTCGTAGACTTCGGCGGCGGTGCGGTCCTGGCCGGAGCGACCTCGGGGGGCCTCGCGGCGGACTGCCAGGCGAACGACCAGTCCTTCGACATGAACGTCTTCAATTACGCATCCTGGATCCAGAACAACACTGGAACGATCGGACAGACGAGTTGCGGGGTTCTGCCTCAGGTCGGTGA